A single genomic interval of Amycolatopsis albispora harbors:
- a CDS encoding GntR family transcriptional regulator, translated as MAGPPQSKADYVYASLLDDLRNARISGGTPLRATEIAQRLGVSITPVREALRRLENDRLIRYEQHHGATVIDLSADALVEYYNVRAVVEGLGARLAAGRITEDELTRLWGMHERMVADEKAGRYELLGEQSREFHLAIADIGGPAFLGAHARAVRNNFPVPAHASLWLDPDQARNHLTVHEQLLKALKAGDGTTAERIMIDHVQFSGQYRLDRG; from the coding sequence ATGGCGGGACCACCGCAGAGCAAGGCGGACTACGTCTACGCGTCCCTGCTCGACGACCTGCGCAACGCCCGCATCTCCGGCGGCACCCCGTTGCGTGCCACCGAAATCGCGCAACGGCTGGGCGTGTCCATCACCCCGGTCCGCGAAGCGTTGCGGCGCCTGGAAAACGACCGGCTGATCCGGTACGAGCAACACCACGGCGCGACGGTGATCGACCTGTCCGCCGACGCGCTGGTGGAGTACTACAACGTGCGTGCCGTGGTCGAGGGTCTCGGTGCGCGGCTGGCCGCCGGGCGGATCACCGAAGACGAGCTGACGCGGCTGTGGGGCATGCACGAGCGGATGGTCGCCGACGAGAAGGCGGGCCGGTACGAACTGCTCGGCGAGCAGAGCCGCGAATTCCACCTGGCCATCGCGGACATCGGCGGCCCCGCCTTTCTCGGCGCGCACGCCAGGGCCGTGCGCAACAACTTCCCGGTGCCCGCGCACGCGTCGCTCTGGCTGGACCCGGATCAGGCCCGCAACCACCTGACCGTGCACGAGCAGCTGCTCAAGGCCCTGAAGGCCGGGGACGGCACCACCGCCGAACGGATCATGATCGACCACGTCCAGTTCAGCGGCCAGTACCGCCTCGACCGCGGTTAG
- a CDS encoding CE1759 family FMN reductase codes for MLADRLGAAAVAALEAEGATATVETVELRDIAHDVVNMMLTGFPAGGLPEVLERVTGADGLIAVSPVFTTSYSGLFKSFVDTLDTEALTGMPVLLGATGGTPRHSLALEYNLRPLFTYLHADVVTTAVFAATDDWADDGGVVRRIDRAGGELAAKLLGAAPRKPADEFSSVPSFEQLLKGS; via the coding sequence TTGCTGGCCGACCGGCTGGGCGCGGCGGCCGTGGCCGCGCTCGAAGCCGAAGGCGCCACGGCCACGGTGGAAACCGTGGAACTGCGCGACATCGCGCACGACGTGGTGAACATGATGCTCACCGGTTTCCCGGCGGGCGGCCTGCCCGAAGTGCTGGAGCGGGTCACCGGCGCGGACGGGCTGATCGCGGTGAGCCCGGTGTTCACCACCTCGTACTCCGGGCTGTTCAAGTCCTTTGTGGACACCCTGGACACCGAGGCGCTGACCGGGATGCCGGTGCTGCTCGGCGCGACCGGCGGCACCCCGCGCCACTCGCTGGCGCTGGAGTACAACCTCCGCCCGCTGTTCACCTACCTGCACGCCGACGTGGTGACCACCGCGGTGTTCGCCGCCACCGACGACTGGGCGGACGACGGCGGGGTGGTCCGGCGGATCGACCGCGCGGGCGGGGAACTGGCGGCCAAGCTGCTCGGCGCGGCACCCCGCAAACCGGCCGACGAGTTCAGCTCGGTGCCCAGCTTCGAGCAACTGCTCAAAGGCAGCTAA
- a CDS encoding LLM class flavin-dependent oxidoreductase, whose amino-acid sequence MQFGIFTVSDVTTDPTTGETPDDTQRVRSMLKIAQHADQAGLDVFATGEHHNPPFVASSPTTLLGYLAGVTKNITLSTSTTLITTNDPVKIAEDYAMLQVISDGRMDLMLGRGNTGPVYPWFGQDIRQGIPLAIENYALLRRLWEEDVVDWEGKFRTPLQGFTATPRPLDGVPPFVWHGSIRSPEIAEQAAYYGDGFFHNNIFWPMSHTAQMVRFYRQRFEHYGHGKADQAIVGLGGQAFMRKNSQDAWNEFRPYFDNAPVYGHGPSMEDFTASTPLTVGSPQQVIERYAGMREGVGDYQRQLFLVDHAGLPLKTVLEQIDLLAEEVVPVLRKEMEAKRPEHVPANPPSHADRVAAKAALAA is encoded by the coding sequence ATGCAGTTCGGCATCTTCACTGTGAGCGACGTCACCACCGACCCGACCACCGGGGAGACCCCCGACGACACCCAGCGCGTGCGCTCGATGCTCAAGATCGCCCAGCACGCCGACCAGGCCGGACTCGACGTCTTCGCCACCGGCGAGCACCACAATCCGCCCTTCGTGGCCTCCTCGCCCACCACGCTGCTCGGCTACCTCGCCGGGGTCACGAAGAACATCACGCTGTCCACCTCGACCACGCTGATCACCACCAACGACCCGGTGAAGATCGCCGAGGACTACGCGATGCTCCAGGTCATCTCCGACGGCCGCATGGACCTGATGCTCGGCCGCGGCAACACCGGACCGGTCTACCCGTGGTTCGGCCAGGACATCCGCCAGGGCATCCCGCTGGCCATCGAGAACTACGCGCTGCTGCGGCGACTGTGGGAAGAGGACGTGGTCGACTGGGAGGGCAAGTTCCGCACCCCGCTGCAGGGCTTCACCGCCACCCCGCGCCCGCTGGACGGCGTGCCGCCGTTCGTCTGGCACGGCTCGATCCGCAGCCCGGAGATCGCCGAGCAGGCCGCCTACTACGGCGACGGCTTCTTCCACAACAACATCTTCTGGCCGATGTCGCACACCGCGCAGATGGTCCGCTTCTACCGCCAGCGCTTCGAGCACTACGGCCACGGCAAGGCGGACCAGGCCATCGTCGGCCTCGGTGGCCAGGCGTTCATGCGCAAGAACTCGCAGGACGCGTGGAACGAGTTCCGGCCCTACTTCGACAACGCGCCGGTCTACGGGCACGGCCCGTCGATGGAGGACTTCACCGCGAGCACCCCGCTGACCGTGGGCAGCCCGCAGCAGGTGATCGAGCGGTACGCGGGCATGCGCGAGGGCGTCGGCGACTACCAGCGCCAGCTGTTCCTGGTCGACCACGCGGGCCTGCCGCTGAAGACCGTGCTGGAGCAGATCGACCTGCTCGCCGAAGAGGTCGTCCCGGTGCTGCGCAAGGAAATGGAAGCCAAGCGCCCGGAGCACGTCCCCGCCAACCCGCCGAGCCACGCCGACCGCGTCGCGGCCAAGGCCGCGCTCGCCGCCTGA
- a CDS encoding PQQ-binding-like beta-propeller repeat protein: protein MKRERLSGPNPLPGSNGVAFGPDGRLYVAQFLAGRISAVDLGSGDVEVVVPAGGPVQAPDDLAFGADGSMYVTDLVPGRVWRRDPGGEFHLVSGELRLPNGITCVGDRLFVNEMRPGGRVVELTGGELRVLAGGLAMGNAMQPGPDGCLYYPHMLTGQVFRVPADGGEPELVADEVHEPVAVRFDRGGVLQVLSRGAAGIVTRIDLFGDGGRSVVTSGVVGLDNAAFDGENRMFVSSYASGGIAELHPDGRTRQVVDPGFGGPYGVTVDLGGRVHAGDHYRLASPGPSGEVRTEDLLIFTHGVVADGGLLHLTSQYGQVSTYDPATGESRPRANGLARPMGIAVRADGALVVAEAEAGRVIAIDDGDQVSVLAEGLDHPVDVAFDASGACYVSDDRRGGIYRIDGGALVPLAEDLGAPQGLTVRGDELCTVETTHGRLRAISLSTGVTRIMAEDLTVEPPPVERALFVDGLPGVPIPFAGLATGPDDALYLADGGIVRLRD, encoded by the coding sequence GTGAAGCGCGAACGGCTGAGCGGGCCGAACCCGCTGCCCGGCTCGAACGGGGTCGCGTTCGGGCCGGACGGGCGGCTGTACGTCGCCCAGTTCCTCGCCGGGCGGATCAGCGCGGTGGACCTCGGCTCGGGTGACGTCGAAGTGGTCGTGCCCGCGGGCGGTCCGGTGCAGGCGCCGGACGACCTGGCCTTCGGTGCCGACGGCTCGATGTACGTCACCGACCTGGTGCCGGGCCGGGTGTGGCGGCGGGATCCCGGCGGCGAGTTCCACCTGGTGTCGGGCGAACTGCGGCTGCCCAACGGCATCACCTGCGTCGGCGACCGGCTGTTCGTCAACGAGATGCGGCCGGGCGGGCGGGTGGTGGAGCTGACCGGCGGTGAGCTGCGTGTGCTGGCCGGCGGGCTGGCCATGGGCAACGCGATGCAGCCCGGCCCGGACGGCTGCCTGTACTACCCGCACATGCTGACCGGCCAGGTGTTCCGCGTCCCGGCCGACGGCGGCGAGCCGGAACTGGTCGCCGACGAGGTACACGAGCCGGTCGCGGTCCGGTTCGACCGCGGCGGTGTGCTGCAGGTGCTGTCCCGTGGTGCGGCGGGCATCGTCACCCGGATCGACCTGTTCGGCGACGGCGGGCGGTCGGTGGTCACCAGTGGTGTGGTGGGGCTGGACAACGCGGCGTTCGACGGCGAGAACCGCATGTTCGTGTCCAGTTACGCCAGCGGTGGCATCGCGGAACTGCATCCCGACGGCCGCACGCGGCAGGTGGTCGATCCGGGCTTCGGCGGGCCGTACGGGGTGACCGTCGATCTCGGCGGCCGCGTCCACGCCGGTGACCACTACCGGCTGGCGAGCCCGGGCCCGTCGGGTGAGGTGCGCACCGAGGACCTGCTGATCTTCACGCACGGCGTGGTCGCCGACGGCGGTCTGCTGCACCTGACCTCGCAGTACGGGCAGGTCAGCACGTACGACCCGGCAACCGGCGAGTCGCGGCCGCGCGCGAACGGGCTGGCGCGGCCGATGGGCATCGCGGTGCGGGCGGATGGTGCGCTGGTGGTCGCCGAGGCGGAGGCCGGCCGGGTGATCGCGATCGACGACGGCGATCAGGTGAGCGTGCTCGCCGAAGGTCTCGACCACCCGGTGGACGTGGCCTTCGACGCGTCGGGCGCTTGTTACGTCAGCGACGACCGGCGTGGCGGGATCTACCGGATCGACGGCGGTGCGCTGGTGCCGCTCGCCGAGGACCTCGGGGCGCCGCAGGGCCTGACCGTGCGCGGCGACGAGTTGTGCACGGTGGAAACCACGCACGGGCGGCTGCGCGCGATTTCGCTGAGCACGGGCGTGACGCGGATCATGGCGGAGGACCTCACCGTCGAGCCGCCGCCGGTGGAACGGGCGTTGTTCGTCGACGGCCTGCCGGGCGTGCCGATCCCGTTCGCCGGGCTCGCGACCGGTCCCGACGACGCGCTTTACCTGGCGGACGGGGGAATCGTCCGGTTGCGCGACTGA
- a CDS encoding flavin-containing monooxygenase → MPTPQDLGFDPDELRARYKAERDRRIRPDGNAQYRRPEGEFADYAKDPHADPDYRREPLHDRVDAIVVGGGFGGLLAGARLRQAGLDRIRLIDDGADFGGTWYWNRYPGIHCDIESYVYLPLLEEVGYVPEWKYAPGEEIRQHSRAIGRKFGLYRDAVFQTRVTGLRWDDNAEEWTVETDRGDRMRAQYVVVSSGTLSTPKLPGIPGIEKFTGHLFHTSRWDYDYTGGNAQGGLTGLADKRVAVIGTGATAIQVVPHLGRDAQHLYVFQRTPSTVDVRGNRPTDREWAASLKPGWHRERRDNFLAVVTGKPAGEDLVADAWTGSARLLQKLIPTDAYPELPAEQREQIDEVVDFQKMNELRARVDRLVEDPATAEKLKPWYRYMCKRPTFSDDYLETFNRPNVTLVDTADHGGVERMTERGLVVGDQEYEVDCVIFATGFQVGISGVLSGKLPVHGRGGLSLLEYWGRGPKTLHGFYSRNFPNLFHLGPLQNAASVNFVHILDEQATHVGEVVAEARRRGARCVEPTEEAERDWVRTIEEKSADNYKFHLECTPGYYNNEGMPHERRFSYGDGPIAFHEVLRDWRANRMDDVLAEAE, encoded by the coding sequence ATGCCCACTCCCCAGGACCTCGGCTTCGATCCCGACGAGCTGCGCGCCAGATACAAGGCCGAGCGCGACCGCCGGATCCGCCCCGACGGCAATGCGCAGTACCGGCGCCCGGAAGGCGAATTCGCCGACTACGCCAAGGATCCCCACGCCGATCCGGACTACCGCCGCGAACCGCTGCACGACCGCGTGGACGCCATCGTGGTCGGCGGCGGGTTCGGCGGCCTGCTCGCCGGGGCGCGGCTGCGCCAGGCCGGGCTGGACCGGATCAGGCTGATCGACGACGGCGCCGACTTCGGCGGCACCTGGTACTGGAACCGCTATCCCGGCATCCACTGCGACATCGAGTCCTATGTGTACCTCCCGCTGCTGGAGGAGGTCGGCTACGTGCCCGAGTGGAAGTACGCGCCGGGTGAGGAGATCCGGCAGCACTCGCGCGCCATCGGGCGCAAGTTCGGCCTGTACCGCGACGCCGTCTTCCAGACCAGGGTGACCGGCCTGCGCTGGGACGACAACGCCGAAGAGTGGACGGTGGAGACCGACCGCGGCGACCGGATGCGCGCGCAGTACGTGGTGGTGTCCAGCGGCACGCTGAGCACGCCGAAACTGCCCGGCATCCCGGGCATCGAGAAGTTCACCGGCCACCTGTTCCACACCAGCCGCTGGGACTACGACTACACCGGCGGGAACGCCCAGGGCGGGCTGACCGGGCTGGCCGACAAGCGCGTCGCGGTGATCGGCACCGGCGCCACCGCCATCCAGGTGGTCCCGCACCTCGGTCGCGACGCCCAGCACCTGTACGTTTTCCAGCGCACGCCGTCCACTGTGGACGTTCGCGGCAACCGGCCGACGGACCGGGAATGGGCGGCCTCGCTCAAGCCCGGCTGGCACCGGGAGCGCCGCGACAACTTCCTCGCCGTGGTCACCGGGAAACCGGCCGGAGAGGACCTGGTCGCCGACGCCTGGACCGGCAGCGCGCGGCTGCTGCAGAAGCTCATCCCCACCGACGCCTATCCCGAACTGCCCGCCGAGCAACGCGAGCAGATCGACGAGGTGGTCGACTTCCAGAAGATGAACGAGCTGCGGGCCAGGGTGGACCGGCTGGTCGAAGATCCGGCCACCGCCGAGAAGCTGAAGCCGTGGTACCGCTACATGTGCAAGCGCCCCACGTTCAGCGACGACTACCTGGAAACCTTCAACCGCCCCAACGTCACCCTGGTGGACACCGCCGACCACGGCGGGGTCGAGCGGATGACCGAGCGCGGCCTGGTGGTCGGCGACCAGGAGTACGAAGTGGACTGCGTCATCTTCGCCACCGGCTTCCAGGTCGGCATTTCCGGCGTGCTGTCGGGGAAACTGCCGGTGCACGGCCGCGGCGGGCTGTCACTGCTGGAGTACTGGGGCCGCGGTCCGAAGACGCTGCACGGGTTCTACAGCCGCAACTTCCCGAACCTGTTCCACCTCGGCCCGCTGCAGAACGCCGCTTCGGTGAACTTCGTGCACATCCTCGACGAGCAGGCCACGCACGTCGGTGAGGTGGTGGCGGAGGCCAGGCGGCGCGGTGCCCGGTGCGTGGAACCGACCGAGGAAGCCGAACGCGACTGGGTGCGCACGATCGAGGAGAAGTCGGCGGACAACTACAAGTTCCACCTCGAATGCACGCCCGGTTACTACAACAACGAGGGCATGCCGCACGAGCGCCGGTTCTCCTACGGTGACGGCCCGATCGCCTTCCACGAGGTGCTGCGGGACTGGCGTGCGAACCGGATGGACGACGTGCTGGCGGAGGCGGAGTGA
- a CDS encoding cytochrome P450 has product MTSTAPEYPMARAAGCPFDPPPRLRELQQEAPLTRIRLWDGSTPWLVTRYADQRAVLSDPRVSADMTHPTYPRQAPGRATLSFIGMDDPEHARLRRMVGSAFAVKKVAAMRPMVQEIVDDALDEFLGGPKPADLVEGFALPVPSLVICKLLDVPYADHGFFQDNSKTMINRNSTPEQRTEASGNLARYLGGLLASKMDNPGDDLLSRLCERIKAGELELEQATAMAVLLLIAGHETTANMIALSTLLLLRHPDQLALLRESGDPAVATRAVEEMLRYLNITHGGRRRVALEDIEVAGQLVRAGEGLVLPNEIANRDADAFPDPDRLDITREARHHVAFGFGVHQCLGQPLARLELEVVYRTLYRRAPELALAADFDDIPFKHDGFVYGVYELPVTW; this is encoded by the coding sequence ATGACCAGTACCGCCCCGGAATACCCGATGGCCAGGGCCGCGGGCTGCCCGTTCGACCCGCCACCGCGGCTGCGCGAACTCCAGCAGGAGGCGCCGCTGACCCGGATCCGCCTGTGGGACGGCAGCACGCCGTGGCTGGTCACCCGCTACGCCGACCAGCGCGCGGTGCTCAGCGATCCCCGCGTCAGCGCCGACATGACCCATCCCACTTATCCGCGCCAGGCACCCGGCCGCGCCACGCTCAGCTTCATCGGCATGGATGACCCCGAGCACGCCCGGCTGCGGCGCATGGTCGGCTCCGCGTTCGCGGTGAAGAAGGTGGCCGCGATGCGCCCGATGGTGCAGGAGATCGTCGACGACGCGCTCGACGAGTTCCTCGGCGGCCCGAAGCCCGCCGACCTGGTCGAAGGGTTCGCGCTGCCGGTGCCCTCGCTGGTCATCTGCAAGCTGCTCGACGTGCCGTACGCCGATCACGGCTTCTTCCAGGACAACAGCAAAACGATGATCAACCGCAACTCCACCCCGGAGCAGCGGACCGAGGCGTCGGGCAACCTGGCGCGTTACCTCGGCGGCCTATTGGCGTCCAAAATGGACAATCCGGGCGACGACCTGCTGTCGCGGCTGTGCGAGCGGATCAAGGCGGGCGAGCTGGAGCTGGAACAGGCCACCGCGATGGCCGTGCTGCTGCTCATCGCCGGGCACGAGACCACCGCCAACATGATCGCGCTGAGTACCCTGCTCCTGCTGCGCCACCCGGACCAGCTCGCCCTGCTGCGCGAGTCCGGCGACCCTGCCGTGGCGACGCGGGCGGTCGAGGAAATGCTGCGCTACCTCAACATCACCCACGGCGGGCGGCGGCGCGTCGCGCTGGAGGACATCGAGGTCGCCGGTCAGCTGGTCCGCGCGGGTGAAGGACTGGTGCTGCCCAACGAGATCGCCAACCGCGACGCCGACGCGTTCCCCGACCCCGACCGCCTCGACATCACCCGCGAAGCCCGTCACCACGTGGCTTTCGGCTTCGGCGTGCACCAATGCCTCGGCCAGCCGCTGGCCCGCCTGGAACTGGAGGTGGTCTACCGCACGCTCTACCGGCGCGCGCCCGAACTCGCGCTGGCCGCCGACTTCGACGACATCCCGTTCAAGCACGACGGTTTTGTCTACGGCGTCTACGAACTCCCCGTCACCTGGTAA
- a CDS encoding NAD(P)/FAD-dependent oxidoreductase — translation MSTPSHVLVAGASAAGLATAEALRRKGYTGELTLLGDEPHVPYDRPPLSKQVLAGAWQPDRAHLRTREVLDALDARFVLGDAAVSLDTANRTIHTASGRALRADAIVLATGVRPRTLPGQENLRGVHVLRSLDDALALRADLLRARRLLVVGDGVLGAEIAATARGLGVEVILAGPQSAPLATQLGPLASGLLAELHAENGVKLRLGAGVEALTADGDRVTGARLSTGEVLDAELVVVALGAVPRTDWLEDSGLVLGNGVVCDSRCRAAEGVYAAGDVARWHHERLGSLLRLENRTNATEQALAVAANLLGADQPYTPIPYFWTDQFDAKLQIHGVLTPGAEVTVVEGDPAGRRFVARYERHGKAVGVLGWNMPKQARLHRQQHLTTGGTR, via the coding sequence GTGAGCACGCCGTCGCACGTGCTCGTCGCGGGCGCGTCGGCGGCCGGGCTGGCCACCGCGGAAGCCTTGCGCCGCAAGGGGTACACCGGTGAGCTGACCCTGCTCGGCGACGAACCGCACGTGCCGTACGACCGGCCGCCGCTGTCCAAGCAGGTGCTCGCCGGGGCCTGGCAGCCCGACCGCGCGCACCTGCGCACCCGCGAGGTGCTCGACGCACTCGACGCGCGGTTCGTGCTCGGCGACGCGGCCGTCTCACTGGACACGGCGAACCGCACGATCCACACCGCGTCCGGTCGCGCGCTGAGAGCCGACGCGATCGTGCTGGCCACCGGCGTCCGCCCGCGGACCCTGCCCGGTCAGGAAAACCTGCGCGGTGTGCACGTCCTGCGCTCACTGGACGACGCGCTCGCCCTGCGAGCCGACCTGCTCCGCGCCCGCCGGCTGCTGGTGGTCGGCGACGGTGTGCTCGGCGCCGAAATCGCCGCCACCGCACGGGGTCTGGGCGTCGAGGTGATACTGGCCGGTCCGCAGTCCGCACCACTGGCCACGCAGCTCGGGCCGCTGGCTTCCGGCCTGCTGGCCGAACTGCACGCGGAAAACGGCGTAAAACTGCGGCTCGGCGCCGGGGTCGAGGCGCTCACCGCCGACGGCGACCGGGTCACCGGCGCGCGGCTGAGCACCGGTGAGGTGCTGGACGCGGAACTCGTCGTTGTCGCACTCGGGGCGGTTCCCCGCACCGACTGGCTGGAGGACAGTGGGCTGGTGCTGGGCAACGGCGTCGTCTGCGACTCCCGGTGCCGCGCGGCCGAGGGCGTCTACGCCGCCGGTGACGTGGCGCGCTGGCACCACGAGCGCCTGGGTTCCTTGCTGCGCCTGGAAAACCGCACCAACGCCACCGAGCAGGCGCTGGCCGTGGCCGCCAACCTCCTCGGCGCCGACCAGCCCTACACCCCGATCCCGTACTTCTGGACCGACCAGTTCGACGCGAAGCTCCAGATCCACGGCGTGCTCACCCCCGGCGCCGAAGTGACCGTGGTCGAGGGCGACCCCGCTGGCCGCCGCTTCGTCGCCCGTTACGAACGCCACGGCAAGGCCGTCGGCGTGCTCGGCTGGAACATGCCGAAACAAGCCCGTCTGCACCGCCAGCAGCACCTCACCACCGGAGGAACCCGATGA
- a CDS encoding ferredoxin: protein MKITVDEDKCCGAGSCVLAAPEVFDQRDEDGVVLLLEAEPAEHLRPAVREAANVCPAAAISLSEA, encoded by the coding sequence GTGAAGATCACCGTCGACGAGGACAAGTGCTGCGGTGCCGGTTCGTGCGTGCTGGCCGCGCCCGAGGTGTTCGACCAGCGCGACGAGGACGGCGTGGTGCTGCTCCTGGAAGCCGAGCCCGCCGAGCACCTGCGGCCCGCGGTCCGCGAGGCCGCCAACGTCTGCCCGGCCGCCGCGATCTCGCTGAGCGAGGCGTGA
- a CDS encoding TetR/AcrR family transcriptional regulator — protein sequence MSRRSLSTRESILTAAERLFAEHGITAVSHRQIGEAAGQGNNFAVGYHFGDRTALVRAILDRHAEPIERHRVRMIESIHGRGEVRDWIACLVRPLTEHLAELGSPTWFARFGAQVMTDPVLRRVVVDDAMSGVTIQRVVERLNHCLPALPVPVHLERGELARHLISHGCAERERALAEGTGRQDTWERTATGLIDAITGLWTAPVTPAGR from the coding sequence GTGAGCCGGCGCTCGCTGAGCACGCGTGAATCGATCCTCACCGCGGCGGAACGGCTGTTCGCCGAGCACGGGATCACCGCGGTCTCCCACCGCCAGATCGGCGAAGCCGCCGGGCAGGGCAACAACTTCGCCGTCGGTTACCACTTCGGCGACCGGACCGCGCTGGTGCGCGCGATCCTCGACCGGCACGCCGAGCCGATCGAGCGCCACCGGGTGCGGATGATCGAAAGCATCCACGGCCGGGGCGAGGTCCGCGACTGGATCGCCTGCCTGGTCCGCCCGCTCACCGAGCACCTGGCCGAGCTGGGCAGCCCGACCTGGTTCGCCCGTTTCGGCGCGCAGGTGATGACCGATCCGGTGCTGCGCCGGGTGGTCGTCGACGACGCGATGTCGGGCGTGACGATCCAGCGTGTCGTCGAGCGGCTCAACCACTGCCTGCCCGCGCTGCCCGTCCCGGTGCACCTGGAGCGCGGCGAACTCGCCCGCCACCTGATTTCCCACGGCTGCGCCGAACGCGAGCGGGCCCTCGCCGAGGGCACCGGCCGCCAGGACACCTGGGAGCGCACCGCCACCGGCCTGATCGACGCGATCACCGGCCTGTGGACGGCGCCGGTCACCCCGGCCGGTCGCTGA
- a CDS encoding TetR family transcriptional regulator yields MVIVVTDVGRTPRAAQVGATRLQILTTAERLFAEQGLYAVSNRQISAAAGQGNNAAVGYHFGTKADLVRAIVRRHAGPIEALRTEMAAAVEGSREVRDWVACLVRPITTHLASFDGQSWYARFSAQVMTDPAFRPIMAEESLATPSLQSVVDNFRQCPPKLPAEVRAERGDMLRTLMVHVVAERERALAEGTPTPRATWDEAATGLIDAITGLWTAPTTR; encoded by the coding sequence GTGGTGATCGTGGTGACCGATGTCGGCAGAACCCCGCGGGCCGCGCAGGTCGGCGCCACCCGGCTGCAGATACTGACCACCGCGGAGCGGCTGTTCGCCGAGCAGGGGCTGTACGCGGTGTCCAACCGCCAGATCAGCGCCGCGGCGGGGCAGGGCAACAACGCCGCCGTCGGTTACCACTTCGGCACCAAGGCCGACCTGGTCCGCGCGATCGTGCGGCGGCACGCCGGTCCGATCGAAGCGCTGCGCACCGAGATGGCCGCGGCGGTGGAGGGTTCGCGCGAGGTCCGCGACTGGGTGGCGTGCCTGGTGCGGCCGATCACCACGCACCTGGCCTCGTTCGACGGGCAGTCGTGGTACGCGCGGTTCAGCGCGCAGGTGATGACCGACCCGGCGTTCCGGCCGATCATGGCGGAGGAGTCGCTGGCCACGCCGTCGCTGCAGTCGGTGGTGGACAACTTCCGGCAGTGCCCGCCGAAGCTCCCGGCCGAAGTCCGCGCCGAACGCGGCGACATGCTGCGGACGCTCATGGTGCACGTGGTCGCGGAACGCGAACGCGCCCTCGCCGAAGGCACACCCACCCCGCGCGCCACCTGGGACGAGGCCGCCACCGGCCTGATCGACGCCATCACCGGCCTCTGGACCGCCCCCACCACCCGCTGA